Proteins from a single region of Undibacterium sp. KW1:
- the sdhC gene encoding succinate dehydrogenase, cytochrome b556 subunit — MSEVVRTKPRFGVMRLIDATGYRLPLAGFVSILHRASGMLMFLLLPFILYLLDKSLTSEATFAELQALASGVFVKLIILALSWAYLHHFCAGIRHLLMDLHYGLDKDSARQSAVSVLAISLVLAALVAMKLFGVF, encoded by the coding sequence ATGTCTGAAGTTGTAAGAACCAAGCCACGCTTTGGTGTAATGCGCTTGATAGATGCAACCGGTTACCGGTTGCCGCTGGCAGGCTTTGTTTCCATCTTGCACCGGGCAAGTGGAATGCTGATGTTCTTGTTGTTGCCATTCATCTTGTATCTGCTCGATAAGAGTTTGACATCAGAAGCAACATTTGCCGAATTGCAGGCATTGGCATCTGGTGTTTTCGTCAAGCTGATCATCCTGGCTTTGTCGTGGGCTTATCTGCACCATTTCTGCGCTGGTATCCGCCACTTGCTGATGGATTTGCACTACGGTCTCGACAAGGACAGTGCACGTCAGTCAGCGGTGAGTGTGTTGGCGATCAGTCTTGTGCTGGCAGCATTGGTAGCCATGAAACTGTTCGGAGTATTTTAA
- the sdhD gene encoding succinate dehydrogenase, hydrophobic membrane anchor protein: MANNNIGPKRLVVGASYGLRDWLAQRVTAIVMATYTVILLGLFLTGKNFNQAAWAGIFAMQWFKLATFSVVICLLYHAWVGMRDIWMDYVTHNVFVRLVFQVATILWLIACAGYAAQILWRV, translated from the coding sequence ATGGCAAATAATAATATTGGACCAAAGCGCCTGGTCGTGGGAGCAAGTTACGGTTTGCGTGACTGGCTGGCGCAGCGTGTTACTGCCATCGTCATGGCAACGTACACCGTCATTTTGCTGGGTTTGTTTTTGACGGGCAAAAACTTCAATCAGGCTGCCTGGGCTGGCATATTTGCCATGCAATGGTTCAAGCTGGCGACTTTCTCTGTTGTCATCTGCCTGCTGTATCACGCCTGGGTTGGTATGCGTGATATCTGGATGGATTATGTGACGCACAACGTATTTGTTCGTCTGGTATTTCAAGTTGCCACTATTCTGTGGCTGATTGCTTGTGCTGGCTATGCTGCACAGATTTTGTGGAGAGTATAA
- the sdhA gene encoding succinate dehydrogenase flavoprotein subunit translates to MAAIKSTIPSRRFDAVIVGAGGSGMRASLQLAEAGLNVAVLSKVFPTRSHTVAAQGGIGASLGNMSEDNWYWHMFDTVKGSDYLGDQDAIEFMCREAPKVVYELEHFGMPFDRNADGTIYQRPFGGHTANFGEKPVQRACAAADRTGHALLHTLYQRNVRARTHFFVEWMAIDLIRDAEGDVLGVVALEMETGEVMMLEAKTTIFATGGAGRIWAASTNAFINTGDGMGMAARAGLPLEDMEFWQFHPTGVAGAGVLITEGVRGEGGILVNSQGERFMERYAPTLKDLAPRDFVSRSMDQEIKEGRGCGPNKDHVMLDLRHIGADTIQKRLPSILEIAHKFANVDATKEPIPVVPTIHYQMGGIPTNIYGQVVAPKNGGSEIVNGLYAIGECACVSVHGANRLGTNSLLDLLVFGRAAGNHVVASNLKARSNKDLPADAADLALSRLSKLETSTGSERVQDVANAIRGTMQQYCGVFRTDELLQTGYKKIMELDERRKHVSFKDKSKVFNTARVEALELDNLIETAKATITSAAARKESRGAHAHRDYEQRDDVNWMKHTLWYSEGNRLDYKPVVTKPLTVETFKPKARTF, encoded by the coding sequence GTGGCTGCAATTAAATCCACAATCCCAAGCCGCCGTTTTGATGCGGTCATCGTTGGTGCCGGTGGCTCCGGCATGCGCGCTTCGCTGCAATTGGCAGAAGCTGGTCTGAATGTTGCCGTACTGTCTAAAGTATTTCCTACCCGTTCTCATACGGTGGCTGCGCAGGGCGGTATTGGTGCTTCCCTGGGCAATATGTCCGAAGACAACTGGTACTGGCATATGTTTGACACGGTCAAGGGTTCTGATTACCTGGGTGACCAGGATGCGATCGAATTCATGTGCCGTGAAGCACCAAAGGTCGTGTATGAGCTTGAACATTTCGGTATGCCTTTTGACCGTAATGCGGATGGCACGATTTATCAGCGTCCTTTTGGTGGCCACACTGCCAATTTTGGTGAAAAACCAGTGCAGCGTGCCTGTGCTGCAGCTGACCGTACCGGTCATGCCTTGCTGCATACTTTATATCAACGTAACGTCCGCGCACGTACCCATTTCTTTGTTGAGTGGATGGCAATCGACCTGATCCGTGATGCAGAAGGTGATGTGTTGGGCGTTGTCGCGCTGGAGATGGAAACTGGCGAAGTCATGATGCTGGAAGCCAAAACCACGATATTTGCAACTGGCGGCGCTGGTCGTATCTGGGCTGCTTCTACTAATGCATTTATCAATACCGGTGACGGTATGGGTATGGCTGCTCGCGCTGGTTTGCCACTCGAAGATATGGAGTTCTGGCAATTCCACCCGACCGGTGTTGCCGGTGCTGGTGTCCTGATTACTGAGGGTGTGCGAGGTGAGGGCGGTATTTTGGTGAATAGCCAGGGCGAGCGCTTCATGGAGCGTTATGCGCCTACACTGAAAGATCTGGCCCCACGCGACTTTGTTTCCCGTTCCATGGATCAGGAAATTAAGGAAGGCCGTGGCTGTGGTCCGAATAAAGATCACGTCATGCTGGACCTGCGTCATATCGGTGCTGACACCATTCAAAAACGTTTGCCATCGATTCTGGAAATTGCGCACAAGTTTGCCAATGTGGATGCAACCAAGGAACCGATTCCTGTCGTTCCTACGATCCACTATCAGATGGGCGGTATCCCGACCAATATCTATGGTCAGGTAGTTGCTCCGAAAAACGGTGGCAGCGAAATCGTCAATGGCCTGTATGCAATTGGTGAATGTGCCTGTGTATCTGTGCATGGTGCAAACCGTCTGGGTACGAACTCCCTGCTTGATTTGCTGGTGTTTGGCCGTGCAGCGGGTAATCATGTGGTTGCAAGTAACCTCAAGGCTCGCAGCAATAAAGATTTGCCTGCTGATGCAGCTGATCTGGCGCTGTCACGTTTGTCCAAGCTGGAAACCAGTACGGGTTCCGAGCGCGTGCAAGATGTTGCCAATGCGATTCGCGGCACCATGCAGCAGTACTGCGGCGTGTTCCGTACTGATGAATTGCTGCAAACCGGCTACAAGAAAATTATGGAGCTTGATGAGCGTCGCAAGCATGTTTCTTTCAAGGATAAATCCAAGGTCTTCAATACTGCCCGTGTAGAAGCACTGGAACTGGATAATCTGATCGAAACAGCCAAGGCAACGATCACATCCGCTGCCGCCCGTAAAGAATCCCGAGGCGCACATGCGCACCGCGATTACGAACAGCGCGACGACGTGAACTGGATGAAGCATACCTTGTGGTATTCCGAAGGCAATCGCCTCGACTACAAGCCAGTCGTGACCAAACCACTGACTGTAGAAACCTTCAAGCCTAAAGCCCGTACATTCTAA